The genomic interval agCCAGGCTTCCCATATTCTGGGGAAACGGCTAAGACTATATACCCTGGGTTTATCAATTGGGACatttttggtttgttttacaccccttctccccccctttttttttagtAACTAAAGAGCGATGAATGAAAAAAGcgaagaaggaagggggttagTGGGTTTGGTTTTGCTTGGCCAGcggatggtgatgaaggggatgggaatggggttGTCAGAAATGTTCATTGCTGCTACTACTACTCCTACTACTCCTACTACTcctactactactactaccactactactactacttGTGTATTTTGTACTGTTGGATTGGAaatgggaaagggggtggggaaagGGATAAGGtagggaaggaaggggttgtgTGTCAATTTGGGGCATACTATGTATTTACAAGATGAATCTAATGCCTGTGGTAGATGTGATTTGTGAGTTTCCAGTGTCGTGACTTAGATTGTGGTGAGGTTAAAGGTTACACGTGACAGGTCACGAGTGAGTGGCTGATTAATGTGCGGTTGGTTTGGGTTCAGGACGCACGGACCAAAAGGCGTCGCGTTTCGGGGTGTGTGCTATGACGGAATAGTTCTGGTgcctttctctctctcttcccgTCGTTGTGAGCAGCAGCTGCAGAAAGAGAGGCGTGGATCTACTGTTGTTCGCTTTTTTATTTTAGCTTCAACAAGAAAGCTCCTTGCTGTTGCGAACATCATTTCCCTGTTTCACGCCCACTTCTCCTCTCACTCACCggacctttttttcttcttcaagttATTTATCAGCACTAAGGCTTTTTGCTATTTTCGTATCATTCTTCTAGCTGCCGTTGcgaccaaccaaccaagcGAGCCGGAACACAACGATCGcatcaacacacacacacacaaagaTGAGATCAACGTCATGGCTCCCGCTGCTGTCGTCCTCGATGGCAGTGATGATAACAGcatcccccgcccccgccgccgcaaaGTTCAACTGCGAGAAGCTCCCCGTCGACGGGCACACCTACAACTTCAAGGAGCTTTCGGGGCCGCATACGGTCGTCACGAGCGAGTTTCTTGCGCCGAGTTACCACAACACGACGTACACGATTGATTTGTGTGGGGGGTTGAAATCAAAGactgggggggagggggagaggtgtCCTGAGGGGACGAGGGGTGAGTTTTACACGACGTCTGGTAAAACGGACAAGGGGCTGACTGAGAATTAGTATGCGCGATCAAGCACAAGTGGGACCCGAAAACGGACAAGGCGACGGTGGATCACTTTGTGCCTAttgtggtggagaagaaggatggtggGTTTGAGTGGGAGGCTAAGAGGTTACCTGCTGAGGAGgcaaaggggaagggtgatgaggacaagaaaaaggaggggctGAGACTTATCCTCAAGGGGGGGAAGTATCTTGGGAGACAGCAgcagacggtggtggagtttaGGTGTTCGGGTCTCaaaggggatgaggaggagtgggataGTAAGAAGTTGGTTGAGTATGAGAGGGTgaacaagaggaggagggcggaagatgagggggatgatgggttcAGCACGCCGGAGCAtcagctcaagaaggagggggcggcgctggtttgggaggggtataagagtgatggggaggttgatacGTTGGCTTTGACGTGGTATACCAAGTTTGTTTGTGAGAAGGCTGTGGGGGATGAGccggagaaggggaaggagccGGAgaaaggtgggggagagaGTGCGCATTGGGGGTTTTTTACTTGGTTTGTGGTTTTGTGAGTATCTTTTGCTTCATTTGGGGGGTCGTGATGAATGGGTTTGCTAACATGGGATTGAACAGGGTTTTTCTCGGCATCGCAACGTACCTCATCTTTGGCTCGTGGCTCAACTACAACCGGTATGGCGCTCGGGGGTGGGATTTGCTTCCCCATGGTGACACGCTCAGGGATATCCCGTACCTGCTCAAGGACTGGATGCGGAGAGTTCTTAACACGATACAAAGCAGTGGCAGCAGGGGTGGATACTCAGCCGTGTAGGGGCGGGGGAGTTATGATGGGCGGCAGGGATAcactggaggaggtggatggggacGAAGTAGTAGCAGTGGGGAGCGGTTTTGATGGGATACCTACTAGactttcttttgttttttgtcgGTGCTCCTAATCCATGTGGGTTTCAAATACAGTTATACAAcattggtggtgttttgggtggACGGAtcaaaggggggggggtatgGGGGCGCGTTTTTATTCAATGATAATATTGTTATGACCAGGATGAAAGAGGGTATCGCTAATGGATAGGATTTGTATTGATGATGCATTTTCTAATAGCGGATAAATGATTGCCATTGATGTAGTTGCGGACCTTGATGATTGTCTTAGTCAGGGTGCGGATCACATGCCTCTCGGCCGCGTTGCCGCCAccaagccagccagcccagccagccggGTCCCGCGCGATAGGATCTGGCTTGTTTTTTGGAGtgagggatgggaatgggattCGCGGGGACCGACTCGAGTTTCGgtctttcctttttttaatgTTGTATTGTGGAAGCTTTTCAAACTTGTGATATTTGTGCGATTGTAGGTGTTGTGTCTGGTGTGTGCAAATCAAGCCGAGGTAAGCAACTTGGTTGATCAAGAGGACACCGGCGGAACATGGTATCCTGATGCGTTTTATCACTAACACTTTTGTTTTCTCAGTCTCTCAGTTTCACTTTTTGACTTTCtattctccttctcaccctcattctcatcaaccaccaccataaccAACCGATAAAATGGCCACCCCAGGCAAAACCCTCTTCgcaatccccatcccccctctaAACCAACACCCCGGCGGgaccgtcaccgtcaccctccccgccccggCAGTGTACCTCTtaaccatcacctcccccccagacaaccgcctcaccaccgcctcctgcaccgccatcctcgacGCGTTGGACCTGATCGAATTCGGTGGTTACACCCCCGGCGTCGTCATCACAACTTCCGGCCTCCCCAAGTTCTTCTCCAACGGCCTCGACCTCGAGCACGCGCTTGGAACACAAGGGTTCCTGCCCGGGGTGCTGTACAGACTTTTCAACCGGTACCTCACCTACCCCATGCccaccatcgccctcctcccgggCCACGCCTTCGCTGGAGGGCTAATGCTGGCTATGCACAACGACTATCGGGTCATGAATCCCGCCAAAGGGTTCGCGTGTGTGAATGAgttggagtttggggttCCGCTCAAGGCTGCCATGTCCTCTATCTTCAGACTTAAGCTCCCTCCTGCGACCTATAGGGATTTGGTTCTTGAGGCGAAACGTTTCtccggggaagagggggtcaAGGCAGGGTTGGTGGACAGAACGGGCGGGTTGGATCAGGCGCTGGAGTTGATaaaggagaggaagctgaccaacaaggccaagacggGGATTTATGGGTTGCTAAAGGCCGAGATGTACAGGGAGTCGGTTGGGTTTTTGACGCAGGCGGGGTACgacaaagaggaggagaaggacaggTTGATgattgagggggaggataagcggaaggaggaggccgaggggaagttggggtctatcaaggagaaggccaagttgTGAGggatagagagagagagagagagagagagagagagagagagagagagagagagagagagagagagagagagagagagagagtgtgtgtgtgtgtgtgtgtggtgtgggAGAGAAGGAGTGTTTAAGAAAGAACACCAGCGAATAATTTACTACAGATGTtgtatctttttttttggtctaCACTACTACATCTCTCTATCTGCGAAAGCAAAAACCGGCCGTTGCATAATTCATCAAACCAGACAGAACAAAAGACAGAGACACCAAACCCAGCCGGAGCAGTAAATAAACAGAAATATCATCACAATCAAACACATTTCtcgagaccaccacctcaaagAAACCCAGCGCCATCACAATATTCTTGCGCTGTGAacattaaaaaaaaaaataaaaaaaaaagaaaaagaaaaaaaaaaaccaaatcCAAGTTGAGAATTTCAGTTACAGAGAGACAAacataaaaataaaaacgcCAAACAATGCAGGGTATGGTAACATACAACGCCGTatactccctcccctcttccctGCCTTGATTTGCCTTGCCACAATGAAAAGGCCTTCCCTTGCCACTCTTAAAACGTACAACTCAAAAACAGGTTGTGGTATACTCCGCCATGTATGGGCTTTGTTATTCTTC from Podospora pseudoanserina strain CBS 124.78 chromosome 6, whole genome shotgun sequence carries:
- the ATG27 gene encoding type II membrane protein (COG:U; EggNog:ENOG503NU76), producing the protein MRSTSWLPLLSSSMAVMITASPAPAAAKFNCEKLPVDGHTYNFKELSGPHTVVTSEFLAPSYHNTTYTIDLCGGLKSKTGGEGERCPEGTRVCAIKHKWDPKTDKATVDHFVPIVVEKKDGGFEWEAKRLPAEEAKGKGDEDKKKEGLRLILKGGKYLGRQQQTVVEFRCSGLKGDEEEWDSKKLVEYERVNKRRRAEDEGDDGFSTPEHQLKKEGAALVWEGYKSDGEVDTLALTWYTKFVCEKAVGDEPEKGKEPEKGGGESAHWGFFTWFVVLVFLGIATYLIFGSWLNYNRYGARGWDLLPHGDTLRDIPYLLKDWMRRVLNTIQSSGSRGGYSAV
- a CDS encoding hypothetical protein (COG:I; EggNog:ENOG503Q3SV), which produces MATPGKTLFAIPIPPLNQHPGGTVTVTLPAPAVYLLTITSPPDNRLTTASCTAILDALDLIEFGGYTPGVVITTSGLPKFFSNGLDLEHALGTQGFLPGVLYRLFNRYLTYPMPTIALLPGHAFAGGLMLAMHNDYRVMNPAKGFACVNELEFGVPLKAAMSSIFRLKLPPATYRDLVLEAKRFSGEEGVKAGLVDRTGGLDQALELIKERKLTNKAKTGIYGLLKAEMYRESVGFLTQAGYDKEEEKDRLMIEGEDKRKEEAEGKLGSIKEKAKL